Below is a window of bacterium DNA.
GGGTCTTGAGGCTCCTGCGCATCTTCAAGCTCACTCGTTACAGCGCGGCCATGACGATGGTCCTGAGCGTCTTTCGCTCGGAAAGCCGTGCTTTCGGAGCCGCTCTTTTCATTCTCTTCGTCGCACTGATCTTCGCCGCAAGTGGCATCTACCTGGCTGAAGCCGACGCTCAACCCGAAGCACTCGGATCGATTCCAGCTGCCATGTGGTGGGCGGTTGCAACACTCACGACGGTCGGTTACGGGGACGTCACTCCGATTACACCGATGGGAAAGCTGTTCGCCTCAGCCGTTACGATCATCGGGATCGGTGTCGTGGCGCTTCCCGCGGGACTTCTGGCTTCGGGCTTCTCGGAACTCCACCGTTCCAACCGACAGAAGTTCGCCCGTGAGGCTGAGTCGTCCCTGGAAGATGGCGTGATCACCGGTGACGAGGCGCGCGGACTCGATGAACTGAGTGCGAGCCTCGGCATAAGCTCGGAAGACACTGACGAAATTCTCGAACACGCGCGTCACTTCATGGATCAGGAATTCCCGACCCGTTCCTGCCCTCATTGCGGAAAGGCCCTGGCTTAGAGGTTCGGCCCGAAATCCCGAATCCGGTCCATTTGTCAGCCAGGGCACAGAAGGTCCAGAATTCTCCAACGAACAGCTGGAGAAGACATGGCATTCCAGGGACAGGTAGCTTTCATCACAGGTGGCGGAAGTGGCATGGGTCGGCTGGCCACACGCGATCTCGCGCGGGCGGGAAAGACGATCGTCGCTCTCGACGTCAATGAAGACGGACTCGCCGAGACCGCAGAAGGCTTTGGGACGAGGCTCCAGCCATCGAAGCCCACACAGTGCTCGAGGAGATCGAGGTCGCGCTGGAGGCGGACAGATTCTGGGTCTTCCCGGGCCGGGGAACTGCGCTGCTCTGAAGAATGCGGCGTTTCATGCCCGATGTGATCTGGAAGCGCGTCCACAAGGTCGAAGGATTGTGAGCGCCATGCCTGGCAACCTGTCCGTTCGCTGCGAATGCGGCTCACTGCACGGGACCGTCCGCGCAGTTTCTGCCGACGTGGGCAACCGCCTCGTCTGTTACTGCAGCGACTGCCAGTCCTTCGCGTATTTCCTCGAACGCGCAGATACGATTCTCGATGCCTACGGTGGTAGCGACATCTTCCAGATGTCTCCTGCGCACCTCGAGATCAGCAAAGGCCGGGAACATCTCGCCTGCATGCGTCTGACAAAAGACGGACTGCTTCGCTGGTATGCGAACTGCTGTAAAACTCCGATCGGAAACACGCTCCGCACAGGCCAGGTGCCTTTCGTGGGGTTGATCCTCAACTGTCTCGAATCAGCATCGGAAGGCCAGTCGCACGCCAGATTGCTCGGACCCATCCGAGCCCGCGTCAATGCGCGACAGGCGAAGCAGAAGTGGAGTGAACTCGACGCGCATGATCGGGCCCCGGCTTCGATGATACTGCGCTTCATGCGAATCCTGTTCGCGGCCCGTTGGCGAGGCGACCACAAGCGCTCACTCTTCTTCGACCTACAGACCGGCGAGCCGACTGCGACACCCCGCATACTGAGTGACGAAGAACTGCGCAGGGTCGAGGCCGCGCGAGACGCGGGCTAGGGAACCTCTGCACAGGGAGGCTGCGGCTGCGAAGCACGATGCATCCGCCTGCGCTGCGTCGCGCGACCCTCTGCAGATCTACGGATCTGCGATCGGATCACGCTTCTTGCTCAGGCGGCGACTCCCGCTTCTCGCTCGATTCCTCCCTGTGCAGAGATTCCCTAGCGGAGGCTCGGCCGGTGTCTCGCTTGCGCGCAAGTCGCGCTACACTGCCAGCATGCTTTGCCTGACCGAGCCGACGAATCCCGAGTGGGCAAAGATGGCCGCCGAGCACATCGACGAAGTCATGCTCGACCACGCGCACTGTGAAAAGAAGGCGGCGGGCGGAGCCGTCCGTCTCCTGTTTCGCTACCCCGAACATCGCTTTCTGTGCGAACCGATGGCCCAGCTAGCCCGCGAAGAGTTGAGCCATTTCGAGGAGGTTCTCGGCTGGCTGGATCGACACGACATCCGCTACAAGCGTCAACAGCCGAGTCGCTACGCCGGTCGCCTGCACCAGCAGGTGCGCACGAATGAACCTGAGCGGCTCATCGACGTCCTGCTGATTTCCGCGCTGATCGAAGCGCGGAGCTGCGAACGCTTCAAGCTTCTCGCTGCCGCCGTCGACGATGCCGAACTCGCCCAGCTCTTCCTGCGCCTCCTGCCGTGCGAAGCCCGGCACTTCCAGGTCTTCTTCGATCTGGCGCTTCGGCTCGGTCCCGAAGACGAAATTCGCACCCGACTCGAAGAACTCGCCAGCGCGGAGGCGGCCATCCTGCGCGAACCGGCTTCACGACCCCGCATTCACTCCTGAACACTCCCCCAGGATTCGCGCATTGCAACAAAGAGAATGGAAAGCGCCCTGAGTGAACTCGAAAAACAAGAGATCCGCGAACTGCGCAGCGCCCTCGAGTCGCTACAGGAAGAACTGCAAGCCCTGCTCGCCGTTTCCGCAGAGGGGAGCCGTCCGGTCGCCGTGGATGCGCCGATCGGCCGGATCTCTCGAATGGACGCAATGCAACAGCAGAGCATGGCCGTCGCCAACCGTTTGGCCGCGGAACAACGCCTTCAACGCGTCCAGGCGGCGCTGCAACGCATTGCAGCCGATGAGTACGGCGATTGCATTCGCTGCGAGGAGTCGGTTGGACTCAAACGACTCCAGGCCCAACCCGAGGCCGTTCTGTGCATCGAATGCCAGAGTCAGCGAGAAACCGGGTAGACCGCGCGGTTCCGACACCCGAAGCGGTTGCGACATCCGACTCTGGCCAGCGCGGCCGGACTCGCGATTCGTCCGGGTTGTTCTAGAATTGCTGTATGAGAAACCACCTTCTCCTGATCGCCCTGGCTGGTTTTCTGGTCGGCGCTACTGCCTGTAGCGAGCCAAGCCCCGAGCTGCGTCGCCTCTGCGAGGAGTACGTCGAGCATCAGGAGCGTCTCGGAAAAACCAGTCCAAATACGGCCCGCACAAGATGCCTGCGCATGACACCAAAGCAGGTCCGCTGCATCATGTCGGCCACAGGACGCACTGAACGAATCGCCTGCACACAATAGCGACGCACACGAAACGCTGATTCTCAGTGTCCTGTTCCAGAAGTTCGCTGACTATCCCGGTGCCCGGACGCCACGCTGGCAAGGCGGGAGGCCGCCGGAGTATCCGTTGATACTTCAAGGCCTTTCCAACGCAGTCGGCGGGATGGGCGGGCACCGGGATAGTCAGCGAACTTCTGGAACAGGACACTAGTGATCGAGCCAACCGCGCGGGTTTGCGTAGAACTCGCTGCGCCAGGTTTCCAGGCGTTGACCCAGTTCACGCGCGAGCTCTGGGTACTTTTTCAGCACGTTATAGGACTCGTTTCGGTCCCGACGAATCTGATAGAGCAGTGGCCAGGTACCCAGGGTCGGGATGGCCTCGTCCGATCCCTTCGGTGTGTAGTCGCGCGCACCCGCGAGCTTGCCGACCAGAGAGTCTGACTTGTCGAGCGGAACGGGCCACACTCCGTGGCTGGTAGAGCGGAAATACTTCCACTCGCGCAAGCGGATCGCTTCCACGTCGTAGTCGTGAAAGAAGTACAACGGGCGCGAGTCCAGATCCGCCCCACTCCCTTTCAGTATCGGCCCGAGATCGACACCGTCGATGATCCGATCGGACGGAAGAGCGACTCCCGCCAGCTTCAAAAACGTCGGATAGAAATCGATGTTCATCCCCGGTACGTCACTGAGCGACCCCGGTTCCACTTGCCCGGGCCACCAGGCAATCAGCGGCACCCGGAATCCACCTTCGTAGGATTGACCTTTTCGACCGCGTAGCCCGCCGGCGCTGCCGTCGAACCAGGGACCGTTGTCGCTGGTCACGATGACCAGAGTGTTCTCTTCCAGATGCAGGCGCTCGAGTGTCTCGATTACCTGCCCGACGCTCCAGTCGAATTCCGCAACAGCGTCACCGTAAGGCCCTGCCTCGGAGTTGCCCGCGAAGGCGTCGGAGGGAAAGAAAGGCAGATGAGGATCCTTATGCGCCAGGTACAGGAAGAAAGGGGCTTCTCGCGAATTCTCGATGAATTGAACCGCCTCTTCGGTGAAGACGCGTGTGTACTGCTCTTGCTCCGCTCCGATGTCTTCGACGATCTCCCGGTCCCCGCGCCAGAAAGCCACTGGGAAGTCATCGTTGGAAGCGTTGAATCCGACGAACTCGTCGAAGCCGTGCTCGAAGGGGTGGTACTGCGGAAGCTCCGTGAAGTCACCCAGATGCCACTTGCCC
It encodes the following:
- a CDS encoding SDR family NAD(P)-dependent oxidoreductase → MAFQGQVAFITGGGSGMGRLATRDLARAGKTIVALDVNEDGLAETAEGFGTRLQPSKPTQCSRRSRSRWRRTDSGSSRAGELRCSEECGVSCPM
- a CDS encoding ion transporter → MHDVLEVAHTGDLTSRVVDVFLVTLVATNVLAVILESVESYSQQYEVFFTTFEQLSVLFFSLEYGLRVWAIAEAREYETDSSWKRRLQFMFTPLALADLLAILPFYVSGIFGVDLHSMRVLRLLRIFKLTRYSAAMTMVLSVFRSESRAFGAALFILFVALIFAASGIYLAEADAQPEALGSIPAAMWWAVATLTTVGYGDVTPITPMGKLFASAVTIIGIGVVALPAGLLASGFSELHRSNRQKFAREAESSLEDGVITGDEARGLDELSASLGISSEDTDEILEHARHFMDQEFPTRSCPHCGKALA
- a CDS encoding sulfatase: MERSARSERRWIGLRKWLLAFAVIGLCVYALAFALAPRNHGIEPALFAETARGSSAASHSVQVADAAARKPNIIVILADDLGYGDLGIQGASAIATPSLDRLANDGMRFSDFYASAPICSPSRAGLLTGRYPLRSGIMTAMQAANDTPMRRIMYQLGVVMSHFAAVDMLGGKNAVQGLPQTEITIAESLRGAGYRTMAVGKWHLGDFTELPQYHPFEHGFDEFVGFNASNDDFPVAFWRGDREIVEDIGAEQEQYTRVFTEEAVQFIENSREAPFFLYLAHKDPHLPFFPSDAFAGNSEAGPYGDAVAEFDWSVGQVIETLERLHLEENTLVIVTSDNGPWFDGSAGGLRGRKGQSYEGGFRVPLIAWWPGQVEPGSLSDVPGMNIDFYPTFLKLAGVALPSDRIIDGVDLGPILKGSGADLDSRPLYFFHDYDVEAIRLREWKYFRSTSHGVWPVPLDKSDSLVGKLAGARDYTPKGSDEAIPTLGTWPLLYQIRRDRNESYNVLKKYPELARELGQRLETWRSEFYANPRGWLDH
- a CDS encoding TraR/DksA family transcriptional regulator, with amino-acid sequence MESALSELEKQEIRELRSALESLQEELQALLAVSAEGSRPVAVDAPIGRISRMDAMQQQSMAVANRLAAEQRLQRVQAALQRIAADEYGDCIRCEESVGLKRLQAQPEAVLCIECQSQRETG
- a CDS encoding tRNA-(ms[2]io[6]A)-hydroxylase, coding for MLCLTEPTNPEWAKMAAEHIDEVMLDHAHCEKKAAGGAVRLLFRYPEHRFLCEPMAQLAREELSHFEEVLGWLDRHDIRYKRQQPSRYAGRLHQQVRTNEPERLIDVLLISALIEARSCERFKLLAAAVDDAELAQLFLRLLPCEARHFQVFFDLALRLGPEDEIRTRLEELASAEAAILREPASRPRIHS